From the Argentina anserina chromosome 3, drPotAnse1.1, whole genome shotgun sequence genome, the window AATACATGGGGTAAAGGAAAGGCTAATGCATCTGAAAAAGAAACATCTGATCAAAGAAAGGCGAAAGAAGCTGCTCGTGCTAAGAAGGTGGACCAATGGAAGGCTACTGGAGTTATAGCACTCAGTGACTGTATGTTGAAGGTATGAGTAAACAGTCCATGTTTATTGTTAACCTACATTATGCTTTTAGCATTTTTCTGTTTACATTTTGCATTATGATGATTGGTGAGCATGCACGTTTCTTATTTATCTTGGCTTGGTTGACAAGTATTTGAGTACATATAAGCACTATGCCTTGCGGTTGTTTTTGCTTTAGACTTAGACAAACGGATTATATCTATCTACTTGATAGCAACTAATAGTTTAGAGCGCTAAATTTTCCCATAATGAGGATTTTcgtcttttgttttttgaaaagGTTATACCTGATGAAGTATGGGGGGATATTAGCACTTCTGCAAGAGTTCTTGACCTCAGAAATAACCATATTCAAGAAGTACCTGCCTATATTGGTTCTATGAAGTCCTTGCAGGTAATTATGTTTGCTGCCTTTCCAATTCAGTTATCTTAATTTCTTTTCTGAACTTCTATGTTACTTCacttcattttcaaaattttgtaGAAATTGTTACTCGACTCGAATGATCTGTCGGATGACTCTGTTATCTGGGCAGCACTAAAATGTTTGAAGTCCTTAACTGTTCTTTCTCTGAATCACAACCGGTTAGCATCTTTTGTCCTTTAGAATAGAAGCTCTAAACCACACGAAAGAACAATTTTTGATAATTATGCGGTTTATGCAGTTTAACTAGATTGTCGTATGATCTGGGCTGGTTGCCAGCACTAAGGGAACTTCATGTTGCAAACAACAACTTGTCCAGCCTTCCAAATGACATACGATATCTCCCTAAGCTTGAAGTTCTGAAACTCAACAACAATAGGTACTCCTTGATAGTATAAAAACCACGGATATTATTGTCATTGTTGAGAATATCTGGATTAAAATTtgttttcccttttttttattattgttttcatttttttttctgtcatCCTTTGTGTGTCTTGCATCATTATCTGGCATAATAGTTCAAATTTCTTTCTTGTATCAATGTTATAGCATTTTGAATTATGGATTTGCACATCTTGCCTCTGAATGCGTTTTTGGGTGTCCTCTGTTTGGAAATTCTAACTGTTCAGCATTTTTTATAGTTTTTGTGTCCATAAAAGAGAACATCATATCATTCATATGTAGTTTACAAAAATTGagtttcttttatttataGATGATATGTTGATGAAACACCCTCTTGAAATGTATGTATATCATCATCGATTACTAGTGCATGTATACTGATCAAATTTTTGTCTGTATGTCCCAGGATCAACACCATTCCTACATGGATAGGGGACCTTATTACTCTCATTGAGGTAAATTTTTGGTGTTTTCCACTCTGCATTTTGGATGGTGTATCTAACTTTCTTTCGACATGTCTCAGGTTGATCTTTCATCGAATCTTCTGTCAGATTTACCCGAGACAATTAGCAATTTGCATAATCTGAAGGTAATTAATCCTATTGTCTGAACTCTTGTTATTCCTCGTACTTTGTGTATTCTACTTttgcttttctttcttttgcatAGAGTTGTATTGTCGTACTTTGTGCAGCTCTAGCATCTGCCTGGGCTTAAGACTAATTGTTACTGATTTAGTTTTTACACATTTTACTGCCATTAAACATGAACAAAAGGGAATATGTGTGCTTTGTTTCATCAATAGGTTGGTCTTATTCTGAGGCTTTTATTATATTGCAGACTCTGTCTCTTAGTAATAATGGGCTGAAATCTCTTCCTTCTTCACTATTCAAAAAGTGCCTAATGCTCACCAGACTTGATTTGCACAACACAGAAATAACCATGGATATCCTTCGTCAGGTTTGTTTTTCATTGCCGTTTAAAGTTTGAAGGATGGGAAGCTTGGGTAGTTTCATTAGgatttttttataacaaaCCTTAACAGGATTTTTTCAACTGTTCAGTGGTTTGTCTACTTTGCTGTTTTTTCTAATGTATTGATAACAATGTTTACACAGATTGAGGGATGGGAAAACTTTGATGAACGCCGTCGCCTGAAGCAACAGAAGAAACTGGATTTTCGCGTTGTGGGTTCTACTGCATTTGATGAAGGTGCTGATAAAAGCTGATGCTAGTGAATTCTGGAATCTGGATCACATGCTCTGAGTTTGTTTTGTGTAAATTTCAGCCAATGCTGACTTTTGTATCTAGAGGAACAAAAAAGAGATATAATGTCTGATAGTCGGGGAAATTGGTACAGTGGATCTTTTGAGAAATACATTGAAAGTTGAATGCAATGGATATGGAGTTTAGACATTTTACTCTCTGTTTCTTGGTCTACCTGTGGTTTGGCTTTTCATAATGTGAAGCTGATGAGTTTCAACATTCCttgttaatttatttgagattacaTGTGTATTGAAGTAGTCAGGACATACAAATTTCACATGGTATG encodes:
- the LOC126788899 gene encoding LRR repeats and ubiquitin-like domain-containing protein At2g30105; this translates as METGADVSGSTTPATAPTINVTVKFAGQNIPVPNLSPDSTVKDLKALLQPLTNVLPRGQKLISKGKLLVDAMTLRESEISNGSKIMLMASQGLHQGDGPIIKQVKGRFTVSTGPISSEDYDNTWGKGKANASEKETSDQRKAKEAARAKKVDQWKATGVIALSDCMLKVIPDEVWGDISTSARVLDLRNNHIQEVPAYIGSMKSLQKLLLDSNDLSDDSVIWAALKCLKSLTVLSLNHNRLTRLSYDLGWLPALRELHVANNNLSSLPNDIRYLPKLEVLKLNNNRINTIPTWIGDLITLIEVDLSSNLLSDLPETISNLHNLKTLSLSNNGLKSLPSSLFKKCLMLTRLDLHNTEITMDILRQIEGWENFDERRRLKQQKKLDFRVVGSTAFDEGADKS